AGAAGGCATCCAACATTGGATTGTTTTCTCCACGGAATGATCCAAACATTTGTTCAGCATCATCCGCATCATTCAATGCAATGTAAGCTTCTAATTCATCAGCTTTTGATGAAAATGTTACCGAAGTGACATGGGGTAAAGCACGGATTGCCGCCTCTATTTTATCTGTCTTTTCTTGTCCTTCAAATTCTTTTTTAACTTGAACGTGAATTTGAACATTTGATTCCATTTGTTCTGTAATCTGCATTATGTTAGCACTTAATAATAGGAACAACGCCATAATTAGTAATGTTACAGTAACAGAAGAAATACTCGAAAGTGAGAGCGCAAAATGACGCACAACACCGAGGAAACCTTCTTTAAAATGTCGTAAAACTCTACTCATGATTGATATACCCTCCCGAAGCGAGATCGGCAACAATATGACCAGCATCCAATGCAATTGTCCGCTTCTTATTGTTATTTACAATATCGACATCATGTGTAACCATCAACACTGTTGTATCTTCTTCTTTATTAATACGTTCTAATAATTTAATAATTTCATTTGATTTTTCAGGATCTAAGTTTCCGGTTGGCTCATCAGCAATGAGCACCTGTGGCTTGTTCGCAATTGCTCGAGCGATGGCCACACGTTGTTGCTGTCCGCCACTCAATTCTTGTGGGTAAGCATTTGCTTTCTCACTCAAATCAACAAGACGCAACACTTCGCGAACACGAGAACGCAATTTTACGGTCGGCGTGTTAACAACTTCTAATGCAAACGCGATATTTTCGAAGACTGTCTTTCGCTCCAAAAGTTTGAAATCTTGAAAAACAACTCCGATGTTACGACGGTAAATCGGAACCTTGGAGTGACGCAATTTTCCAACGTTAAAATCTCCAACATTAACACTTCCTGTCGATGGTATTTCTTCACCATCCAAGAGCTTAATTAATGTTGATTTCCCCGACCCTGTAGGACCGATGATATATACGAATTCCCCCTGTTCTACAGCAAGGTTGACATCGTAAAGTGCATTGACGCCATTTTTATATTGTTTTGAAACGCCTTTAAGTAGTAGCATTCGATATATTCACTCCTTTAAACAAAATAAATTATAGCATAGCACGCTTGAACATTGCGTGAAACTACGCTTTTTTAAAGCCCAAGCCGTGGACCTCAGTAACATTGGAAACAATCATAAATGCATCAGGATCAACCTCAAGCACAATCTGTTCCAACTCATAGTATTGCTTCTTTGTTACAACGGTCATGACGATTTCTTTTTCAAGACGTGTATAACCACCCCGTGCACGCAATAGTGTTGAACCACGTTCCATAGCGGAATGGAGGTGCTCCAGTATTTCTTCATTCTTTTCAGATATAACCGTTACTTGGCGTGCTTGTTCACCACCAAGTACTGCGATTTTATCAATAGCAAGACTTGCAGCATAGATTGATATAAATCCAATAAGTACATCATTTAATGAGTAACTCTTCAGACCTAAAAGAACTGTAAGTGCATCTACAACAAGAATCCAAACTGCAACACGAATATTCGTGTATTTTTCGAGAATAAGTGGTGGAATATCCATTCCGCCCGTACTTGCGCCCGTTTTAAATGTTAATCCCAGCCCCACACCGATGAGAATTCCCCCATAAATAGCTGCTAGAATAGGATCGACATTCACACTGAATTCAAAACGTCCAAAAAGGTTAATAAAGACAGGATACAAAATACTGCTACCGATTGTTTTGAGTGCAAAGCGTTTCCCAAGGAACACAAATCCCAATAAAAAAGAAATAACGATAATGATGTTAATCATAACTTCTACTTCAATGTGAAAAATAGGGTAAAGGGCGATAGCAACACCTGCTACACCGCCCGATAGTATATTATTTGGTAAGATAAAAAATGTAACGCCAAATGCTAATATGAGATTTCCCAAAACTAACATGACAACATTCTTAAGTGTTGTTTTCATATTCATCCCTCTACGAACCCACATTCATCTTTAGATATGCTTCAATAAACGGATCCAATTCACCGTCAAGCACATCATCCAATTGGCTGGTTTCATGTTTCGTACGATGGTCTTTCACCATCGTATAAGGATGAACGACGTAGGAACGAATTTGCGATCCCCATTCGATTGCTTTTTGCTCACCCTTAATGGTTGCCATTTTTGCTTGTTGTTCCTCAATTTCACGTTGATAAAGTTTGCTCTTCAGCATGTTCAACGCTTCTTCACGGTTTTGCAACTGGCTGCGACCACTTTGGCATGTAACGACAATTCCCGTTTTCTTATGTGTAATTCGAACTGCAGAGTCAGTTTTGTTAACGTGTTGACCTCCAGCCCCAGTTGCGCGCATGGTGTCTACATCAATATCTTCAGGATTAATTGTAATTTCAATACTGTTATCAAACTCCGGTGCAACATCAACCGATGCAAATGAGGTATGACGGCGTCCTGAAGAATCAAACGGACTGATACGCACGAGTCGATGCACACCTTTTTCAGCTTTAAGATAACCATAGGCGAGTGTTCCAGTTACGGAAAATGTTACTGACTTCAAGCCAGCTTCATCACCATCCAGATAGTTGAGGACACTCACTTTAAAGCCTTTATCAGCGGCCCAGCGTGTGTACATACGGTAAAGCATTTCCGCAAAGTCTTGACTTTCCGTTCCCCCCGCTCCAGGGTGAATTTCAACGATTGCATTTTTTTGATCATAATCATGGCTTAACAATACCATGATTGAGAAGGCGTCGAGTTCTTTCTCAATTTCAAGTACTTCAGCTTCGAGCATTTGCTTGAACTCTTCGTCATACTCTTCCTTCAGAAAAGCAATGCTTTCCTTGCAAGAAACAAGTTTGTCTGTGAGTTCCTGGTGCTTGTCGACTACTTTTTTTAGCGAATTGAGTTTTTGAATGTGCGCTGCAGAGCTGCGGTGATCATCCCAAAATCCCTCTTCTACCATTTCGGCTTCTAGCGCGTGAACGCGTTCAAGTTTTGAAGCCAAGTCAAAGTGAATCACCGAGCGCTTTCAATGACGTTGCTGACGCATCAACAATGTTTACTAATTCAAATAATTCCATATTATCACCCTTGTCTGTATTCAATCTTTACGTTCACACAGAACATTACAATATCCTGAGCGATTTGTCCGAGCATTTCATCAAACATTTGGAACCCTTCGGTAACATATGCTTGTAATGGTTTTTCTTGTGCATAAGAGCGCAAATGAATTCCTTCGCGTAACTTGCTCATTGCATCAATTTGATCAATCCATGAACGGTCAATCATGCGAAGTGCCATGTCTTTTTCAACACGTGCAAATTGGTCTTTTACTTCAGCAATTTTTGCCTCGTAACGACCCCATGCATCATCAACAATCAATGATTGCATTTCCTCAACAGATTTTCCTTCTAATGATCCTGCAGTAACAACATCACTTACAAGACCAAGTTTTTCAAGCGCTTCAG
The window above is part of the Erysipelothrix sp. HDW6C genome. Proteins encoded here:
- the ftsE gene encoding cell division ATP-binding protein FtsE; the encoded protein is MLLLKGVSKQYKNGVNALYDVNLAVEQGEFVYIIGPTGSGKSTLIKLLDGEEIPSTGSVNVGDFNVGKLRHSKVPIYRRNIGVVFQDFKLLERKTVFENIAFALEVVNTPTVKLRSRVREVLRLVDLSEKANAYPQELSGGQQQRVAIARAIANKPQVLIADEPTGNLDPEKSNEIIKLLERINKEEDTTVLMVTHDVDIVNNNKKRTIALDAGHIVADLASGGYINHE
- a CDS encoding YitT family protein codes for the protein MKTTLKNVVMLVLGNLILAFGVTFFILPNNILSGGVAGVAIALYPIFHIEVEVMINIIIVISFLLGFVFLGKRFALKTIGSSILYPVFINLFGRFEFSVNVDPILAAIYGGILIGVGLGLTFKTGASTGGMDIPPLILEKYTNIRVAVWILVVDALTVLLGLKSYSLNDVLIGFISIYAASLAIDKIAVLGGEQARQVTVISEKNEEILEHLHSAMERGSTLLRARGGYTRLEKEIVMTVVTKKQYYELEQIVLEVDPDAFMIVSNVTEVHGLGFKKA
- the prfB gene encoding peptide chain release factor 2 (programmed frameshift) — its product is MELFELVNIVDASATSLKALGDSLDLASKLERVHALEAEMVEEGFWDDHRSSAAHIQKLNSLKKVVDKHQELTDKLVSCKESIAFLKEEYDEEFKQMLEAEVLEIEKELDAFSIMVLLSHDYDQKNAIVEIHPGAGGTESQDFAEMLYRMYTRWAADKGFKVSVLNYLDGDEAGLKSVTFSVTGTLAYGYLKAEKGVHRLVRISPFDSSGRRHTSFASVDVAPEFDNSIEITINPEDIDVDTMRATGAGGQHVNKTDSAVRITHKKTGIVVTCQSGRSQLQNREEALNMLKSKLYQREIEEQQAKMATIKGEQKAIEWGSQIRSYVVHPYTMVKDHRTKHETSQLDDVLDGELDPFIEAYLKMNVGS